Genomic window (Propionibacteriaceae bacterium ZF39):
GATGCCGCGCACGGCAGCGAGGCCGACGCCTTCGTCGGTGACGTCCGCGCCTACATCCCGACGAACGATGCGTGGGCGCAGCTGCGCACCTACGCGACTCGGCAGTGGCTGACCCTCGACGAGGTGTTCGTCCCGGAGGCGTGGGAGACCGCCGTCGAGCAGGCAGCCCCCGGTCAGATACCTGATGGTGCGGTCGCGTACACCATCTCGGGGACACGGCACCGGGAAGGCATCTGGGGCACCGACCCCGTCGAGGCATCCCGCCCGGTCTCCTTCACTGTGTTCCTCGTCTGCACCCCGCCCAATCCCGGTCGCGGCACCGGGTCGGGGTTGTGTGAGGTGCTGCGGCTCTCACAGCTCGACAACCCTCTCCGCTGAGCCGAGGCCGTGATGAAGAAGCTCGCGCTCCTCGCCCTCACCTTGCTGCTCCTGGGGCCGTCCACGATCCTGCTGGGCGTCGCCACGCTCGGCGGAACACCTGCGACCGCCGCCGTCTGCACGCCCGGCTCGTTGGCGGTCGGCCCGATCCCGGACTCGCTGACCGCGACGACCCGCAACGGGGAGACGGTCACGCTGAACCGGCAACAGCTCACCCACGCCGCGACGATCATCACGGTCGGCGGGCAGACAGCCGGCGTCGGACGTGAAGGGGTGCTGATCGCGCTGATGGCTGCGCTGACCGAGTCGACCCTGCGGATGCTCGCCAACACGAGCGCCTATCCCGAGTCGGCGGAGTACCCCAACGACGGCGAGGGTTCGGATCACGACTCGCTCGGGCTGTTTCAGATGCGCCCGGTCAGCGGGTGGGGCACAGTCGCGGAGCTCATGGACCCCAGCTACCAGGCGAGAGCCTTCTACGGTGGCCCCACGGGCCCGAACTACCCATCGCCGCGGGGCCTGCTCGACATCGCCGGCTGGCAGCAGCTCGACCCCGGCGAAGCAGCCCAAGCCGTCGAGGTCAGCGCCTACCCGGACCGGTATCAGAACTACCAGCCGGTCGCCGAAGCGATCCTCACCGCCCTGACCCGTCCCGTGTCCTCCGGCAACGATGGCGGGGACGAGACGCCCGTCGTGCCCGAGACGACGCGCATCGTGTTCCCGCTGCCGGAGGGGACCTGGGCGCGGACGAGCCCGTTCGGATGGCGTAACGACCCGATCACCGGCGAACGCCGCTTCCACGCAGGCAGCGACTTCGCCGCCCCCGACGGCACCCCCATCTACGCCGTCGCGGACGGCATCGTCGTGCGAGCCGGATACACCGACGCAGGAGGCGGGGTCATCGTCATCGAGCACACCGTCCGGGGCGAGCGGGTCGCGTCGATGTACGTGCACATGTGGGCGCACGGCATCCATGTCGCAGAAGGCGACACCGTGACCGCCGGGCAGCGCATCGGAGACGTCGGCTCCTCGGGACACTCCACCGGCCCTCACCTGCACCTGCAAATCCACCCCGGCGGCGCAGACGCCGACCCGGTGAACTCCGACGCCTGGCTCACCGACCACGGCGCCGCTGAATCCGGCGCGAGCACGGCACCAAACGCAGGTTGCGCTCCGGGGCCGAACATCGCCGCGCCAACACCGTACACAGGTACCGATCCTGACGAGCTTCGGGACGATCCGACGAGCGGCGGCCAGATCACTGCCCGCATGGAGCACCTGCTCACACAGACCCGGGCCGCGTTTCCCGACTCCGGCTGGGCCTGCTGGTCACCGCGACCCGGCACCTCGTCGGAACACCCGCTCGGCAGAGCGTGCGATGTGACCTTCGGGAACACCATCGGAACGGCCGCGACCGGCGCCGCCCTCGACACGGGGTGGGCGATGACGAACTGGCTGCAGGCCAACGCCGCCGCCCTCGGAGTCGAGTATCTCATCTGGCAAGGCAAGATCTGGTCGCTCGCTCGCGCCGACGAGGGCTGGCGGCCCTACAACGGCGGGGGCATGCACGACCCCTCGGACATCACAGGCGGGCACTACGACCACCTGCACATCACCGTCCGAGAAAACTAGCAATTATTACGTTAGATGTAATCCGCGACGGCCGGAATCGTGCGTATTCGCTGGTCAGGCAAGGGTACCAGGGGTCACTGATCTGAGCCTTGAACCCGGCTCTTGACCAGGGGAAACGCACCAAGTCTTACGTTAGATGTACTTTTCATACATTAGATGTAAGACTGTTGGAGTGGACTTCGAGGACGGGAACCGCGCCGGATCGGTGACGGCGTTGCGGGCGGGCAACGTGGCGTTGCTGCGTCCGGCGGAGCAGGTCTTCGATGACATGCTCACGGGCTGGTCGGCGCAGCAGGTCTCACGGATGCTGAACCCCAAGACGATCGGGGCGCGCTTGTCGCAGGTGCGCCGGTTCGCCGTGTTCTGCGGGAGCTTGCCGTGGGAGTGGTCGCCCGCCGATGTCGAGGAGTGGACGACCGAGCTGGTCTCCGGCGACAAGCCGTGCTCGCACGGCACGATCCGCTCGTATCAGAACGCGGTCGCGTTGTTCTGCGACTACCTGACCGACCGCCGCTACGGCTGGATCGAGCGATGCGAGGAACTGTTCGGCACTCATCCGGTGCAGGTCTGCCATGAGTGGAACACCGCGATCCACACCAGCGATCACGAGGCACGCCCGGCGGTCCGGCCACTGTCGCGGGAAGAGGTACAAGCCTTCTTCGACTACGCCGACGATCGCGCCGACCATGCTCGCACGCGCGGAAAGAAGGGCTGGAAGTCGGTGTTCCGCGACGCGACCCTGTTCAAGATGATCTACGCCTTCGGGCTGCGCCGCCGCGAGGTCGGGATGCTGGACCTGCATGACTTCACCCGCAACCCGACCGCGACCGAGTTCGGCCGGTACGGGGTCTGCAACGTCCGCTGGGGCAAGGCCAGCAAAGGCTCCCCGCCCCGTCGGCGGGCGGTGCTGGCGGTGTTCGACTGGACCCGCCCAGTGATCGAGGAATACGTCACCGACGTGCTGCCGCTGTTCGACACGGCAGGCGCCGGGATGCTGTGGCCGACCGAACGACAATCCAGGATCACGGGCAGCTACGTCGGGATGAGGTTCGCCGAGTACCGCGACGACCTCGGCTTCGACGCCGCGCTGCACCCGCACTGTCTGCGGCACTCGTATGTGACCCATCTGATCGAGGACGGCTTCGACCCGCTGTTCGTGCAGCAGCAGGTCGGGCACCGGTGGGGATCGACCACAGCCCTCTACACCGGCGTCTCGGGCGACTACCGCAACCGCACCCTGCGCCGCGCCCTGGACGCCGCGTTCACCCCACCGACCGCAACCGAGGAAGGATCACGCTGATGACGAAGACCGTCGCCTACCACTGGCACCTGCGCAAGATCATGAACGAGCACGGCATGAACGCCACCACCGAACTGGTGCCGCTGCTGGCCGACCGGGGCGTGGTGATGACCTCGACCCAGGTCTACCGGATCGTCACCGGCGAGCCGGAGCGGTTGAACATGCGGCTGCTCGCCGCGCTCTGCGACATCCTCGACGTCACCCCCAACGACCTGATCGAGCCCTACGTCGCCACCAGCTCGCGGCGCGGACGCAAGACCGGCACCACCGGCACCAGCACGCAGTCCAAGCCCAGCCGGAACCGTCCAACTCGCGCAGTCATCAAGCCTGCTGGGGACTGACCGGACCAGATGGCGAGCACGATCGTCCCCGGTGAGTGTTTCCGCTGCGGACGGGTGAGGAACCTGCGCTGGAACCACACACTCAACCGGGGTGAGTGTCGGGCTTGCCGCGCCCGCCGCTCACCCCAGGAGACCTGCACCGGCTGCGGCAGGCAGCGGCGAGTCAA
Coding sequences:
- a CDS encoding peptidoglycan DD-metalloendopeptidase family protein, with the protein product MKKLALLALTLLLLGPSTILLGVATLGGTPATAAVCTPGSLAVGPIPDSLTATTRNGETVTLNRQQLTHAATIITVGGQTAGVGREGVLIALMAALTESTLRMLANTSAYPESAEYPNDGEGSDHDSLGLFQMRPVSGWGTVAELMDPSYQARAFYGGPTGPNYPSPRGLLDIAGWQQLDPGEAAQAVEVSAYPDRYQNYQPVAEAILTALTRPVSSGNDGGDETPVVPETTRIVFPLPEGTWARTSPFGWRNDPITGERRFHAGSDFAAPDGTPIYAVADGIVVRAGYTDAGGGVIVIEHTVRGERVASMYVHMWAHGIHVAEGDTVTAGQRIGDVGSSGHSTGPHLHLQIHPGGADADPVNSDAWLTDHGAAESGASTAPNAGCAPGPNIAAPTPYTGTDPDELRDDPTSGGQITARMEHLLTQTRAAFPDSGWACWSPRPGTSSEHPLGRACDVTFGNTIGTAATGAALDTGWAMTNWLQANAAALGVEYLIWQGKIWSLARADEGWRPYNGGGMHDPSDITGGHYDHLHITVREN
- a CDS encoding site-specific integrase — its product is MDFEDGNRAGSVTALRAGNVALLRPAEQVFDDMLTGWSAQQVSRMLNPKTIGARLSQVRRFAVFCGSLPWEWSPADVEEWTTELVSGDKPCSHGTIRSYQNAVALFCDYLTDRRYGWIERCEELFGTHPVQVCHEWNTAIHTSDHEARPAVRPLSREEVQAFFDYADDRADHARTRGKKGWKSVFRDATLFKMIYAFGLRRREVGMLDLHDFTRNPTATEFGRYGVCNVRWGKASKGSPPRRRAVLAVFDWTRPVIEEYVTDVLPLFDTAGAGMLWPTERQSRITGSYVGMRFAEYRDDLGFDAALHPHCLRHSYVTHLIEDGFDPLFVQQQVGHRWGSTTALYTGVSGDYRNRTLRRALDAAFTPPTATEEGSR
- a CDS encoding helix-turn-helix transcriptional regulator; translation: MTKTVAYHWHLRKIMNEHGMNATTELVPLLADRGVVMTSTQVYRIVTGEPERLNMRLLAALCDILDVTPNDLIEPYVATSSRRGRKTGTTGTSTQSKPSRNRPTRAVIKPAGD